From the genome of Candidatus Zixiibacteriota bacterium, one region includes:
- a CDS encoding DUF2807 domain-containing protein produces the protein MKIHKIVLLVTLAGLFATAGAFGKNRSHNTGRHDSGIRGSGKMTTESRTVNTFNRVESNLAVEMTIVVGKPQSVELTFDDNLIDFIRTDIDGKTLVIESDESFSSESELVIKITVPSLELIRSQGSGDIDIANVDSKRFRVDLSGSGTIRVDGKSDMVDIEINGSGEVNTADLTSGDVTVTINGSGEAMVLANGELEAEINGSGNITYSGKPEAVHSSVNGSGRIKKASK, from the coding sequence ATGAAGATTCACAAGATTGTATTGTTGGTAACTCTGGCGGGCCTGTTTGCGACTGCCGGTGCATTTGGCAAGAATCGGAGTCATAACACCGGCCGCCACGACTCCGGGATCCGCGGTAGCGGTAAGATGACGACGGAGTCGCGGACCGTGAATACGTTTAATCGCGTCGAGTCCAACCTGGCGGTAGAGATGACGATTGTGGTGGGCAAGCCGCAGTCGGTCGAGCTTACCTTCGATGACAATTTGATCGACTTCATCCGCACTGATATCGACGGCAAGACTCTGGTCATCGAGAGCGACGAGTCGTTTTCGTCGGAGTCTGAGTTGGTTATTAAGATTACCGTGCCCAGCCTGGAACTGATTCGTTCGCAGGGATCGGGAGATATCGATATCGCCAACGTTGATTCCAAACGCTTCCGAGTCGACCTGAGCGGATCGGGGACGATTCGCGTCGATGGGAAGTCGGACATGGTCGACATCGAGATCAATGGGTCGGGCGAGGTCAATACGGCCGACTTGACCTCCGGCGACGTGACGGTGACTATCAACGGCAGCGGTGAGGCGATGGTCCTCGCCAACGGCGAGCTTGAAGCCGAGATCAACGGCAGTGGGAACATTACTTACTCCGGCAAGCCGGAGGCTGTTCACAGCAGCGTCAACGGCAGCGGACGTATCAAGAAAGCAAGCAAATAG